The window cgccgccgccatggccaggcATCAGTAAGCCGTCGCAGCTCAAGACAGACAGCCATGGACATGAAAAATCGATGAGCACCTGATGCCGTGGCCCGGGCCGCAGTCGATGTTCTTCATGCGGATGTTGAAGCTGGCGTTGACGATGGAGATGCAGTCGTCGCCGGTGCCGATGCGGCAGTTCTGGATGGTGACGGCGGTGGACTCGGCGACGTGGATGCCGTCGGTGTTGGGGCTGTCCTCCGGCGCCTCGATGCGGACCCCGGCGAGGCGCACGTTCCGGGACCGGTACACCGTCAGGTGCATCTGCTGCGCGTTCTGCACGCGCAGGCCCTTCACCCGCACGCCCCGGGACGAGTCGATCGTCACGGCCGTGGGGGCAGCCTTGCACGGCTGCAGGAGAACGAGCAAAGAAATGGCGGCGGATCAGTCAGACGAAGTCAGTGACATGATCGAAGCAGCAATGGAGATTGCTCTGAACGATTTGCCACGGTCGGATCAGCGAGGCGCTGCACGCACGTTGGACTTGTTGATCTTGCAGGAGTTGGCCCACCACTTGGAGCCGGAGCCGTCGatgacgccgccgccctggatgcgggcgccggcgagccccgagAAGAGCAGCCACAGCCGCGGGCTCCGGGGGTCCCACTCCGACGGCTCCTCCGGCGCCACGATCGTCCCCTGGATCTGCAAGCCAACGAATCACTGCGACTACTTGTTCTCTAGTTAAAACACATGAGTATTGGTCATCGCCTCATCACCTGGATGATCATCTTGGCCTTGCACGGCCCCATGAAGGTGATGGCGCCGACCTtgtagcggcggccggcgggcaccAAGAACACCGCGTTGTCCAGCGAGCACGCCGTCTTCCACGCGCTCGAGAAGGCCTGACAACACCAAAGCCGCCGTCGCCATGAGCATCAGCTAACCAACCGACGACGCTCAATCGAACCCGTTCGCGGACGACGCATGTTCACTCGCTCGTAAATTGTTCAGAAAAACTTTGAAAAACAGAAACCGAGGAAGAAATGGATGCAGGTCATATCCCCATTTCTTGACAACACGGGCGAAGGATGGGGATCATCGAGGGATGAAGCTAAGCAACCGCCGGAGAGGGGCCGCCGGGGGGAGCATCTGGAGGCGTCGCCATCAGACGATCACCCCGTTCTTGATTGGCAAAGGTCATCATCTCACGTACAAAGTGTGCGCCTCCTGAAATCGTAACGTCTGGGATGCTATCTATCCTCCATGCCACTGTCACTGACAGTAACATGTCATAGCTAGTATAGTATAACCCTACGTTTCCAAGTAAAGCAACTGATCGATCTACCACGCGTCTAGTCTTCTTTTGTTTGACTGGTCGGTTTGCGAGAGGTGATTTAAAATCATTCAGACAAATATGAAGCTAAAACAATGCACATGTAAACCAATTCGGGCAGAAGAAGAAAGCAACATTTTACTGATCCTAAAAGCAACTGATCTAGCGTCGCAAATTTTGTTTGACTCGTAATATCATTGAGACAGATTAAGAAAGCTATGAGGCTACAGATTTGGGCTTGTTATTTACAAAAGAAGAAAGGGTTGCGTGTTTGTTCAACCTTGGCCTCAGCTTTCAGTTATAGGTGATGACACATGTCTTGGACGCACTAGCTAGCATCATCGTAcaagtaggggtggtaaagggcccaacattttgaactagaaaatctaaggatcgggccctaaaagggccgggctctaaacatatgtatttttgaactaaaaattttaagggctttattgggctgtgaagaggtcaTTAGGGCcatgacccattaccacccctacgtaCAAGACATACTTATGTACCCATCTAGGCCTCATCATTGGAATACACATCACGAAATGGATACACTTCATGATCTCCTTTCTCGAAGAAATGTATGAGACTTGTAAGCAAATGTACATGGATTATTGCAGATAATCcaatctctttttttctctgtATTATTATGACTCATGATCAATTCCAACTTGTATGCAAGTTGGTGGCATTCTCAATGGAGAAAGGTACGCGCGTTGAACTTTTggggtaaaaaaaaaaagatggaagCAAAGGTGAAATCTACTCGAAACGCTTCTGAAAAGTTTTGTTACTGTGGAGTGTCACCGAGCTCCGAGCTTCACCACTCCCACGCAAGCAAGCGTGATGGAATCGCGCCGGACGCTACGATTCGTTAGCGAGCGGTGCTTAGATCGATGCAGAGATGATTAGCGGCTGCAGCGGAGACGGCGAGCTCACCTCGGTGTCGTCGGCGTCGCCGTCCCCCGCCGCGCCGAAGGTGTCGACGTTCACCACGTTCCTGCAGGTCGCCGGCCGCTCCGTCCCCTTCCCCCACGCCATGACGTGGCCCTCCTCCGcctcatcgtcgtcgtcctcctcctcatcccacTTGAAGAAATCCTCCTCCTGGCCatcagcttctccacctccgtcTGTCGTCCACAGCCTAAGGAACCTCTCCCCGTCCTcacctcctgcgccgccgccgccgctcgccgccgccctcgccacgGCGACGAACGACAAAGCCACCAGCACCAAGAGCAGCGTCGCCCGCATGCCGCCTCTCCTCCCTGCCCCCATTGCACGCCCCGTGGTTGATCGTCCTATAGCTTCTGCAGCTGCGGCCCGCGTAGGAGGCGGCCCGGTTTATAGCAGAGAGCCGGGGAGGCAGCTGTCGAGCTGATGAGCTGTGCGCAGCGGAGAGAGAGGCGATCGATCGAGTGGGAGGAAGAAAGAGGACGAGGAGGACTTGAAGTGCAAGTGAATGATAAAATGCGCGTGCGACAGAGGAAGGTGTGGTTTATGCTTTACTCATCctctggaaaagaaaagaaaagaaaaggaaaaaaacaaaaggaagaCGGTCCCTCCTTTTCCCTTGGCATTTTCTCATCATTTTTGCGTTGTCCATTTCTACCAATCTACTTATTCGCAAAACGTAATTCCTTGTAAGGCAATGCTAATAGTTTGTATGTATGCTACGAGTATTTGGCGACCTCCATGGCAGTGGCAGACCTAGCGCCCAGCCACCCAGGGCACTGGTCCGGGCTCACCTAGGAGCAGCACCTGCACAAGCTCTATGGCAACGAATACCATGGATATAAGTTTAGGATAAATAGCTGGGGACAACTATTGTGGTCCGGCTCCAAAAAAAATTCTGGGTCCGCCAGGGAACCAAGCATGTGGGAATGGCCGTTTGGCGCAAGGTCGTCCGGGGCAGTTTCGGTTGGCTTTCTACGAATGGTGATGGCCTACGGCATGCGTATTGTTCCAGGGATCCCGCGAACCGAAAATGCTGGCGAAAGCCTGCTAGTTACTACCGAGCGGACGACATGTTTGGTAAAATCCGCGCACGTTTCCCGAAAAAAAATatcatatgcatggagtactaaatgaagtctatttgtaaaacctttttatggataagtgtaacttttcgagacgaatctaatgacggtaattagttgatgatttgctacattgatgccacagtaaccatcctctaatcgcgtgatcaaagatctcattagattcgtctcgcgatttacacagggttgtggaggtggttttataattagacttcgttTACTACTCTAAATTAGATGTCAAAGTAGGGTGAAAAAATTTTCACCctacaaccaaacacggccgttCTGTTCATTGATTGCGGATCCACCATGGGACTGCACTG is drawn from Panicum virgatum strain AP13 chromosome 1N, P.virgatum_v5, whole genome shotgun sequence and contains these coding sequences:
- the LOC120654557 gene encoding probable polygalacturonase At1g80170, which gives rise to MGAGRRGGMRATLLLVLVALSFVAVARAAASGGGGAGGEDGERFLRLWTTDGGGEADGQEEDFFKWDEEEDDDDEAEEGHVMAWGKGTERPATCRNVVNVDTFGAAGDGDADDTEAFSSAWKTACSLDNAVFLVPAGRRYKVGAITFMGPCKAKMIIQIQGTIVAPEEPSEWDPRSPRLWLLFSGLAGARIQGGGVIDGSGSKWWANSCKINKSNPCKAAPTAVTIDSSRGVRVKGLRVQNAQQMHLTVYRSRNVRLAGVRIEAPEDSPNTDGIHVAESTAVTIQNCRIGTGDDCISIVNASFNIRMKNIDCGPGHGISIGSLGKDGTFAAVENVALDTARISRAQNGVRIKTWQGGAGYVRNVRFSNVAVDDVDHPIVIDQFYCDARAGPCRSSTSSGVQVANVAYLNISGTSRRAEAIRFACSDAAPCTDIVLRDINLRRSGGDGGGGEVQTVCNCAIGFDYGRVSPAADCLRSSTCGGAPDHRPDDDDGKGKAVAGTMPAPILHTEL